The genomic DNA ATAACCTCGGGAACATAGTCGAACTTTTTATGAATCAGTATCGCTTCAGCATAAAGATTGCCAAGAACTTTGCCCCATTGCCTCCAATCTTATGTTATCCACAAGAGCTCAGCCAGGCATTCATGCAGATCATGCTCAATGCCGCGCAGGCCATACTGGAATATCAGGAATATGCCCTGCGGGAAATTCGGAATGAAGATTCAGTTCTTGAACTCGATGTAGACCGGGGCCATATCTGGATTGAGACGCGGGTGATCCAATCGGCTTCCATGAAAAATCTTGAACTATCCTTGCAGGAAATTGACAGCGGCCTAAAAAAATTTTTTATTCTGATTAAAATAAGAGACGACGGCATTGGAATTGACCCCGTTATGCGTGACAGGATATTTGACCCATTTTTTACGACACGTAAAATCGGTGAAGGAGTTGGACTAGGGCTGTCGGTTGCATACAGCATTATTGAAAAACATCAAGGAAAGATATTTTTCAGCAGCGAGCGCTTTGAGGGAACGGAATTTATCATCGAATTACCTATACGAAACCATTTGTCCGAAGCATGACATCAACAAAAGAAAAAATTTATTTCATTTCCGATATACATTTAGGTACTTCCGACACCATGATGGAGCATACCAAATACCGCATGCTCAAATCTTTTTTTGATCATATACAAAACGATGCGCGTGAATTGTATATTCTCGGCGATTATTTTGATTTTTGGTTTGAATACAAGCATGCGATCCCCAAACAATGCGTACTGGGCATACACTTGCTGATGCAGCTGATAGATCACGGAGTTTCAGTTCACTATCTCAGCGGCAATCACGATCATTGGGTCCATGATTTTTTTAAAAAAAACCTCGGCATAACGGTATACCCTGCCTCCCGCACGGTGGAATTGGATAATAAAACAATATTTCTTTATCACGGCGACGGCATATCGGATCTGGACAAATCTTATCGAATTATGAAAGTTTTTCTTAGAAACAAATTGAATGTCCTGTTGTATCGATGGCTGCATCCTGATCTTGGAATTCCTCTGGCAAATACCATGTCCAGCATAAGCAAGAATCAAGACCGGGATTACAAGAAGTATATTAATGATCCGAGTATCCATTCCTTTCTACAAAAAAAATTCAGTGAAGGCGTTGATATTATTATCATGGGACATCATCATCAGCCGAAAGAAGAACTCTTTGCAGGAAAGAAATATATTAACTTAGGTGACTGGATACATCATTTTACCTACGGCGAATGGTCGCATGACACTGTACTACTAAAAAAATGGACCGAACATGAAATACTGTAAAATTTTTCTGGCAGGTGCAATCCTATTCTGCGCTTCCGAAAGAGGAGCCTCTCAATCATTACCCAATTCGGCTTCAAAACAATATTATCTCGTTTTACAAAATTGGTTGCGAGACAGTGTGAAAGTAAAAAGTCAACTTGAATCATTTGTCACTACTCCATTGGACGACCTATTTGATTGGAATGAAATAACGCGGCGGGCCTTTGCAGAAAATTGGGTAAATTTATCCGGTTCATGGCAAAAGCGGTATACTCAAGCGGTACGAAAATGTATTATGAAAACGACCGCATCCCGTTTACCCGAATTACGCGCGTACCTCCATGAGAAAAATATTCGATGGGAGGAGGAATCGATTAATAAAGACAAAGCAAAAACAGGTTTTCACTTCGTTCGAGATAACGCCATTGAAAAAATAAGCCTTCGATTGCTGTTCTCCGGAGAAACATGGAAAGTGTACGACGTACGAACGGAAAACTTCCGGCTGATCAGAGATGTATTGAGCGCATTCGATGATCTGATCTCAAATGGCTTCAGCCACGAATACGTCGAAGCCGTAATAGTAAATGATACCGCGTTTACAATTGATAACTTCAATGCTAATGAAGACGGAGATTACCCGAAACTGTGGGGATGGCGAAAAAAAGACGACGATTATATACGCGCTAACAAGAGGCTTTATTTTATTCAAAAAGAAAACGAGGACGCGTTTTTATCTTCAGAGACGAGCGACGCTTCTGTTGCACTAGTCAAACCATTCAGCTACCATATAAAAGAATACCCGTATTTGTCGTGGCGGTGGCGATTAAGAGAATTTTCTGCGGGCCGGGAAACCGATCGTTTTCAAACGCAGATAACTGAAGTAGTGGTCATCTTCTATCAAAATTGGCTCGGCGCACCCGTCACACTCCACTATGTCTGGGATCCCACGGCGTCTCCGTGTGCGACGATCCGAAAAGAAGGTTTCATGTTTGATTCTTATGCAAAGGTCATTCGTACTGAATCCACTCCGTCCGATGCATGGTTTATAGAAAACGTGAACCCTTTTGAGGACTACGGGAGGATTTTCGGAGAAGATCCTCCGGAACAAATTATCGGTATATATCTTAGTACAGAATCCGATTCGGGTCAAGCCGTTTCAAAGATAGATTTTGACGATTTTGTAGTTAGAAAAGCAACAAATCTGCCGTCTTGTTCGAAATAATACGATTTTTTTGTCTGCCGTA from bacterium includes the following:
- a CDS encoding DUF3047 domain-containing protein — its product is MKYCKIFLAGAILFCASERGASQSLPNSASKQYYLVLQNWLRDSVKVKSQLESFVTTPLDDLFDWNEITRRAFAENWVNLSGSWQKRYTQAVRKCIMKTTASRLPELRAYLHEKNIRWEEESINKDKAKTGFHFVRDNAIEKISLRLLFSGETWKVYDVRTENFRLIRDVLSAFDDLISNGFSHEYVEAVIVNDTAFTIDNFNANEDGDYPKLWGWRKKDDDYIRANKRLYFIQKENEDAFLSSETSDASVALVKPFSYHIKEYPYLSWRWRLREFSAGRETDRFQTQITEVVVIFYQNWLGAPVTLHYVWDPTASPCATIRKEGFMFDSYAKVIRTESTPSDAWFIENVNPFEDYGRIFGEDPPEQIIGIYLSTESDSGQAVSKIDFDDFVVRKATNLPSCSK
- a CDS encoding UDP-2,3-diacylglucosamine diphosphatase, with protein sequence MTSTKEKIYFISDIHLGTSDTMMEHTKYRMLKSFFDHIQNDARELYILGDYFDFWFEYKHAIPKQCVLGIHLLMQLIDHGVSVHYLSGNHDHWVHDFFKKNLGITVYPASRTVELDNKTIFLYHGDGISDLDKSYRIMKVFLRNKLNVLLYRWLHPDLGIPLANTMSSISKNQDRDYKKYINDPSIHSFLQKKFSEGVDIIIMGHHHQPKEELFAGKKYINLGDWIHHFTYGEWSHDTVLLKKWTEHEIL